In Brachyspira hampsonii, the following are encoded in one genomic region:
- a CDS encoding Cof-type HAD-IIB family hydrolase, translating into MHISDIAKEKIKLIAADLDGTLLNSNKEISEYNQKIIKKLINKYNIDFILSSGRPYEGIKNYNEILENNNLSIIFNGASIADNDGNIIFRKTLDEEASKQIIELSKKYDVCLHVYDNGKYIVSKENFPIKSYVQIENKVNVIAGLENINDYRFDKMLILGERDILEKLKEEIDSLNCVHTCFSGTLFLEAVNKEANKGNALKKICEIKKIDIKDTIAFGDNFNDIEMIEYSGIGVAMGNAEENVKQKADYIALSNEEDGVGKFLSSIFSI; encoded by the coding sequence ATGCATATATCAGATATAGCAAAAGAAAAAATTAAATTAATAGCTGCTGACTTAGACGGAACTTTACTTAACAGCAATAAAGAAATTTCAGAATATAATCAAAAAATAATTAAGAAACTTATTAATAAATATAATATAGACTTCATATTATCAAGCGGAAGACCTTATGAAGGAATAAAAAATTATAATGAAATTTTAGAAAATAATAATTTGTCTATTATTTTTAACGGAGCTTCTATTGCTGATAATGATGGTAATATAATATTTAGAAAAACTTTAGATGAAGAGGCTTCTAAACAAATAATAGAATTATCAAAAAAATACGATGTATGTCTGCATGTTTATGATAATGGAAAATATATTGTTTCAAAAGAAAATTTTCCAATAAAATCTTATGTTCAAATAGAGAATAAAGTTAATGTAATTGCGGGACTTGAAAATATCAATGATTACAGATTTGATAAAATGCTTATTTTAGGAGAAAGGGATATTTTAGAAAAATTAAAAGAAGAAATTGACTCGTTAAATTGCGTTCACACTTGTTTTTCAGGTACTTTGTTTTTAGAAGCTGTAAATAAAGAAGCAAATAAAGGAAATGCATTAAAAAAAATATGTGAAATTAAAAAAATAGATATAAAAGATACTATTGCTTTTGGAGATAATTTTAATGATATAGAGATGATAGAGTATTCTGGTATTGGTGTCGCTATGGGAAATGCTGAAGAAAATGTAAAACAAAAAGCTGATTATATTGCTCTTTCTAATGAGGAAGATGGAGTCGGAAAGTTTTTAAGCAGTATTTTTTCAATATAA
- a CDS encoding FkbM family methyltransferase, protein MDIKTINNFLWWVPFKEIRNYLKNAVNENVYLNNKYSFLKNIIEINNNIKFKSQYDQDFLVYEYFNGKKNGFFIDIGAHNGEWINNTYIFEKLGWNGICIEADPDNFELLKKNRKCYTYNFAIDSENSDSIKFIRSKVDALNVLEKHCSDEHAKRIKSEAKIDNLEYINIKSITFNDLMKNYHSEIKHIDFLSLDIEGGELDILKTIDFNTYSFGLLTIENNEKENTLIDFMKTKGYKVLIDIGCDILFVKE, encoded by the coding sequence ATGGATATCAAAACTATTAATAATTTTTTATGGTGGGTTCCATTTAAAGAAATAAGAAATTATCTAAAAAATGCTGTAAATGAAAATGTTTATTTAAATAATAAATATTCATTTTTAAAAAACATTATAGAAATAAATAATAATATAAAATTTAAAAGTCAATATGATCAAGATTTTTTAGTATATGAATATTTTAATGGTAAAAAAAATGGATTCTTTATAGATATAGGTGCACATAATGGTGAATGGATTAATAATACATATATATTTGAAAAATTAGGATGGAATGGTATTTGTATAGAAGCAGATCCTGATAATTTTGAACTTTTAAAAAAGAATAGAAAATGTTATACATATAATTTTGCTATTGATAGTGAAAATTCTGATAGTATTAAATTTATTAGATCTAAGGTAGATGCTTTAAATGTTTTAGAAAAACATTGCTCTGATGAGCATGCCAAAAGAATAAAATCTGAAGCAAAAATAGATAATTTAGAATATATAAATATTAAATCTATTACTTTTAATGATTTAATGAAGAATTATCATAGTGAAATAAAACATATAGATTTTTTATCTCTTGATATTGAAGGCGGAGAATTAGATATATTAAAGACTATAGATTTTAATACTTATAGTTTTGGGCTTTTAACCATTGAAAATAATGAAAAAGAAAATACACTAATTGACTTTATGAAAACTAAAGGATATAAAGTTTTAATTGATATAGGATGTGATATTTTATTTGTAAAAGAATAA
- a CDS encoding phosphoribosylformylglycinamidine synthase — protein MNYRIFIEKKDGFNLEAKRLENQLKENFKIKSSVRLLNVYDIFNIEESQLQNSIKVIFSEPPTDQIVEKKDFEHLKYFAVEYLPGQFDQRADSAVQCLKLIYNNIENVSIVSGKVIVFEGNIDESTIEKIKKFYINPVESREKDLSKLEIEESQKADDIKDVENFISFNSEELAEYRNNLDLAMTYKDIEFVQNYFKNEEKRNPTETEIKVLDTYWSDHCRHTTFMTKINDVQLEDALKENNKSNFAEVVLNAINRYYEMRKELYGEDADSKRDINLMDMATISAKYIKKKGKLEDLEISDEINACSIYIDVDAVDENGNNKIEKYLLMFKNETHNHPTEIEPFGGASTCLGGAIRDPLSGRSYVYQAIRVTGSANPLEKLEDTLAGKLPQKKITTTAAAGYSSYGNQIGLTTCLVNEIYDEGYKAKRLEVGAVVGAVPVSYVRREKPKSGDIVIVLGGRTGRDGCGGATGSSKSHTDTSLRLCGAEVQKGNAPEERKIQRLFRNKEVTKLIKKCNDFGAGGVSVAIGELSDGIDINLDVLPVKYLGLNGTELAISESQERMAVVVESKDADKFIKLANDENIEATKVAVITDTNRLVMYLKGKKIVDISRKFLDTNGAKQETNAVLKNIDFENNPFSTKNACSLKSHWFNMIEDLNVASQKGLVEMFDSSIGASTVLMPFGGKYQMTPSDVSIQKIPIFDNNAKEINTASAITWGYNPSIMKWSEFHGGIYSVIESMSKLVSVGVNYKNIRLSFQEYFEKLGNDAKKWGKVYSALLGTIYAQTEFDIPAIGGKDSMSGTFNNISVPSTLISFAVAAIDSNDVISPEFKSANNYVYLIKHNMKENYMPNIEEIKENFDFLHQNIKDKKILSAYTIKFGGIAEALTKMSFGNRIGVDIKDELYFFNLMPASFIVETKEELNYKNAILIGKTINEYKIKVCGEVIDLEEIEKSWLEKLSSVFPYKTNEEIETYTLAIYERKTPFICKNKKAKPNVLIASFLGTNCEYDTQKAFSDAGACTDIFVFRNIKPEYIKESIEEMSKKIDNSQIFMIPGGFSAADEPDGSGKFISAILTNEKIKTSIHKLLERDGLVLGICNGFQALIKSGLLPYGKIGNITENSPTLTFNKIGRHISQMVTTKVVSNNSPWLYNIPVGSELVVPVSHGEGRFFADENIIKELIKKGQVATQYVNFESEPTNEFRFNPNGSAYAIEGIISEDGKVLGKMGHSERYSNNLYKNIITKDIYNIFENGVNYFK, from the coding sequence ATGAATTATCGTATCTTTATAGAAAAAAAAGACGGCTTTAATTTGGAAGCTAAAAGATTAGAAAATCAATTAAAAGAAAATTTTAAAATAAAATCTAGTGTAAGACTTCTCAATGTTTATGATATATTTAACATAGAAGAAAGCCAGTTACAAAACTCTATTAAAGTAATATTTTCAGAGCCTCCTACTGATCAAATAGTTGAAAAAAAAGATTTTGAACACTTAAAATATTTTGCAGTAGAATATTTACCAGGGCAGTTTGACCAAAGGGCAGATTCAGCAGTTCAATGCCTTAAACTAATATATAACAATATTGAAAATGTTTCTATAGTAAGCGGTAAGGTTATAGTTTTTGAAGGAAATATTGATGAAAGCACTATAGAAAAAATAAAAAAATTCTATATTAACCCCGTTGAAAGCAGAGAAAAAGATTTAAGCAAATTAGAAATAGAAGAATCTCAAAAGGCTGATGATATAAAAGATGTAGAAAACTTTATTAGTTTTAACAGTGAAGAATTAGCAGAGTATAGAAATAATCTTGATTTGGCTATGACATATAAAGATATAGAGTTCGTACAGAATTATTTCAAAAACGAAGAGAAAAGAAACCCGACAGAAACAGAAATAAAAGTTCTTGATACATATTGGTCAGATCACTGCAGACACACAACATTTATGACAAAAATTAATGATGTGCAGTTGGAAGATGCATTAAAAGAAAATAATAAAAGTAATTTTGCAGAAGTGGTACTTAATGCCATTAACAGATACTATGAAATGAGAAAAGAGCTTTACGGTGAAGATGCTGACAGTAAAAGAGATATTAACTTAATGGACATGGCAACAATATCAGCAAAATATATAAAGAAAAAAGGCAAACTTGAAGATTTAGAGATTTCAGATGAGATAAATGCATGTTCTATCTATATAGATGTTGATGCTGTAGATGAAAATGGCAATAATAAAATAGAAAAATATTTATTAATGTTTAAAAATGAAACTCATAATCACCCTACAGAGATTGAACCTTTCGGGGGAGCTTCTACTTGTTTGGGAGGTGCTATAAGAGATCCTCTCTCTGGAAGAAGCTATGTATATCAGGCTATAAGAGTTACAGGAAGTGCAAACCCCTTAGAAAAATTAGAAGATACTTTGGCTGGAAAACTTCCTCAAAAGAAAATTACTACTACAGCAGCTGCTGGATATTCTTCCTATGGAAACCAAATAGGGCTTACAACTTGTTTGGTTAATGAAATATACGATGAAGGATATAAAGCAAAAAGACTTGAAGTAGGGGCAGTTGTAGGAGCTGTTCCGGTAAGCTATGTAAGAAGAGAAAAACCAAAATCAGGCGATATTGTTATAGTGCTTGGCGGAAGAACAGGAAGAGATGGATGCGGAGGAGCTACAGGTTCATCAAAAAGCCATACTGACACATCTTTAAGACTATGCGGTGCTGAAGTACAAAAGGGTAATGCCCCAGAAGAGAGAAAAATACAGAGATTATTTAGAAATAAAGAGGTTACAAAATTAATAAAAAAATGTAATGATTTTGGTGCTGGCGGAGTTTCAGTTGCTATTGGAGAATTGTCTGATGGAATAGACATTAATCTTGATGTACTTCCTGTAAAATATTTAGGATTAAATGGTACTGAACTAGCAATATCAGAATCTCAAGAGAGAATGGCTGTTGTAGTTGAAAGTAAAGATGCTGATAAGTTTATAAAATTAGCTAATGATGAAAATATTGAAGCTACAAAGGTTGCTGTAATAACTGACACTAACAGACTTGTGATGTACTTAAAAGGCAAAAAAATTGTAGATATAAGCCGTAAGTTTTTAGATACCAACGGAGCTAAACAGGAAACTAATGCAGTATTAAAAAATATTGATTTTGAAAATAATCCTTTTAGTACAAAAAATGCATGCTCTTTAAAATCGCATTGGTTTAATATGATAGAGGATTTAAATGTTGCTTCTCAAAAAGGTTTAGTAGAAATGTTTGACTCATCAATAGGAGCTTCTACAGTGTTAATGCCTTTCGGCGGAAAATATCAAATGACTCCAAGTGATGTAAGCATTCAAAAAATACCAATATTCGATAACAATGCTAAAGAAATAAATACGGCTTCTGCTATTACTTGGGGGTATAATCCTTCTATTATGAAATGGTCAGAGTTTCATGGCGGAATATACTCTGTAATAGAATCTATGTCAAAACTCGTTTCTGTTGGAGTAAATTATAAAAATATAAGATTATCATTCCAAGAATATTTTGAAAAGTTAGGCAATGACGCTAAAAAATGGGGAAAGGTTTATTCTGCATTACTTGGTACAATATATGCTCAGACAGAGTTTGATATACCAGCTATAGGAGGAAAGGATTCTATGAGCGGTACTTTTAATAATATATCTGTGCCTTCTACTTTAATATCATTTGCAGTAGCAGCTATTGACAGTAATGATGTAATTTCTCCAGAGTTCAAATCTGCTAATAATTATGTTTACTTAATAAAGCATAATATGAAAGAAAATTATATGCCTAATATAGAAGAGATAAAAGAAAACTTTGACTTCTTACATCAAAATATAAAAGACAAAAAAATATTATCCGCATACACTATTAAATTTGGAGGTATTGCTGAGGCTTTAACAAAAATGTCTTTTGGTAACAGAATAGGCGTTGACATAAAAGATGAGCTTTACTTCTTTAATCTTATGCCTGCTTCATTTATAGTAGAAACTAAAGAAGAATTAAATTATAAAAATGCTATTCTAATAGGAAAAACTATTAACGAATACAAAATAAAAGTATGCGGTGAAGTTATAGACTTAGAAGAAATAGAAAAATCATGGCTTGAAAAATTATCAAGTGTATTTCCTTACAAAACTAATGAAGAAATAGAAACTTACACGCTAGCTATTTATGAGAGAAAAACTCCTTTTATATGCAAAAATAAAAAAGCTAAACCTAATGTTTTAATAGCTTCATTTTTAGGTACAAACTGCGAATATGACACTCAAAAAGCGTTTTCTGATGCAGGAGCTTGCACTGATATATTTGTATTTAGAAATATAAAACCAGAATATATAAAAGAATCAATAGAAGAGATGTCTAAAAAAATAGATAACTCTCAAATATTTATGATACCTGGCGGATTTAGTGCTGCAGATGAACCAGACGGTTCTGGAAAGTTTATTTCTGCAATACTTACAAATGAAAAAATAAAAACTTCTATACATAAATTATTAGAAAGAGATGGGCTTGTTTTAGGTATATGTAACGGTTTTCAGGCATTAATAAAATCTGGACTTCTTCCTTATGGAAAAATAGGAAACATTACAGAGAACTCCCCTACTCTTACATTCAACAAAATAGGAAGGCATATTTCCCAAATGGTTACAACAAAGGTAGTATCAAATAATTCTCCTTGGCTTTATAATATACCTGTTGGAAGCGAATTAGTTGTTCCTGTTTCTCATGGCGAGGGCAGATTCTTTGCTGATGAAAATATTATAAAGGAACTCATCAAAAAAGGACAAGTTGCCACACAATATGTTAACTTTGAATCAGAGCCTACTAATGAGTTTAGATTTAATCCTAATGGTTCAGCTTATGCTATAGAAGGTATAATTTCAGAAGATGGAAAAGTTTTAGGTAAAATGGGACATAGCGAAAGATACTCAAATAATTTATACAAAAATATCATTACAAAAGATATTTACAATATTTTTGAAAATGGTGTGAATTATTTTAAATAA
- a CDS encoding VOC family protein — protein sequence MKISHIAVWVKDLESIKNFYIKYFNCKCNDKYINEKKGFESYFLTFEDNCRLEIMTRKDIKNRNTNDDIYGFAHIAVSVGSKEKVDSLTKELESDGFKIASYPRTTGDGYYESVILDNENNKIEITI from the coding sequence ATGAAAATATCTCATATTGCTGTTTGGGTTAAAGATTTAGAGAGTATTAAAAATTTTTATATTAAGTATTTTAACTGTAAATGCAATGATAAATATATTAATGAGAAGAAAGGTTTTGAATCATATTTTCTAACATTTGAAGATAACTGCCGATTGGAAATAATGACTAGAAAGGATATAAAGAATAGAAACACTAATGATGATATATACGGTTTTGCTCATATTGCAGTATCTGTTGGAAGTAAAGAAAAAGTTGACAGCCTCACAAAAGAATTAGAGAGTGACGGATTTAAAATCGCATCATATCCAAGAACAACAGGCGACGGATATTATGAGAGCGTAATACTTGATAATGAAAATAATAAAATAGAAATAACAATATAA
- a CDS encoding amidohydrolase — MKNIYFFIFCLLMGFIINSCYDKTSHKIKVYHNGNILTMKGDEASYAKAIEVRDNTIMKVAYTEEDKKSLINNVYAEIVDLNGKTLMPSFIDAHSHMVRFAQSLTTVDLTGSTNMLEIAQKITNYIEVNKLKPDAWVVGFGYDNNLLPNKKNPDRDDLDKISTTHPIFITHASGHVGAMNSKALEEFGVNENTPDIPGGVIARYPNSRKPTGYMEEAAFMHYAQSIKFSFTDEDLMNFINQAEDVYLGYGITTAQDALISTAEFPLINNMITNNRFRIDVIGFIDLKNSYSLAKTNSDMIGNYKNRFKIGGYKIFLDGSPQAKTAWLEQPYVSGPARYRGYGIYSNSDVEKFVETALDDKMQLQAHCNGDAAADQYINAFSNVMIKRNTTNNYRAVLVHSQIIREEQYTSMSNLNIIPSIFVAHVYYWGDVHLANLGMERASQISASKTALNNNLCFTYHQDTPVIKPNMLETIWCAVNRITRDGVLLGENQKVTPYEALKAITINAAYQNKEEDIKGTIEEGKFADLVILSDNPLTCDPVKIKDIEVLETIKEGKTLYTKKSEL, encoded by the coding sequence ATGAAAAATATATACTTCTTTATCTTTTGCTTACTAATGGGCTTTATTATTAACTCATGCTATGATAAAACATCGCATAAAATAAAAGTTTATCATAATGGTAATATACTCACTATGAAAGGAGATGAGGCTTCTTATGCTAAGGCTATTGAAGTAAGAGATAATACTATTATGAAGGTAGCCTATACAGAAGAAGATAAAAAGAGTTTAATAAATAATGTATATGCTGAAATAGTAGACTTGAATGGTAAAACTTTAATGCCTTCTTTTATAGATGCACATAGTCATATGGTGAGATTTGCTCAGTCGCTTACTACAGTAGATTTGACAGGATCTACTAATATGCTTGAGATTGCTCAGAAAATTACTAATTATATAGAAGTTAATAAATTAAAACCAGATGCTTGGGTAGTTGGTTTCGGATATGATAATAATTTACTGCCAAATAAAAAAAATCCAGACAGAGATGATTTAGATAAAATTTCTACTACTCATCCAATATTTATAACTCATGCTTCTGGACATGTCGGAGCTATGAATTCAAAGGCACTAGAAGAGTTTGGAGTTAATGAAAATACTCCAGATATACCCGGAGGTGTGATAGCAAGATATCCTAACAGCAGAAAACCTACAGGATATATGGAAGAGGCAGCATTTATGCATTATGCACAAAGTATCAAATTTTCTTTTACAGATGAGGACTTGATGAACTTTATCAATCAGGCAGAAGATGTTTATTTGGGATACGGTATTACAACAGCACAGGATGCTTTAATTTCTACGGCAGAATTTCCTCTTATAAATAATATGATAACTAATAACAGATTTAGAATTGATGTTATAGGTTTTATAGATTTGAAAAATTCTTATTCATTAGCAAAAACCAATAGTGATATGATAGGAAATTACAAAAACAGATTTAAAATAGGAGGATATAAAATATTTTTAGACGGTTCTCCTCAGGCAAAGACAGCATGGCTTGAACAGCCTTATGTAAGCGGTCCTGCAAGATATAGAGGATATGGAATATATAGTAATAGCGATGTAGAAAAATTTGTAGAAACTGCATTAGATGATAAAATGCAGCTTCAGGCTCATTGTAACGGTGATGCAGCAGCAGATCAGTATATCAATGCATTCAGTAATGTTATGATAAAAAGAAATACTACTAATAATTACAGAGCAGTTTTAGTACATAGCCAAATAATAAGAGAAGAACAATATACTTCTATGTCAAACCTTAATATTATACCTTCTATATTTGTAGCACATGTATATTATTGGGGAGATGTTCATTTGGCAAATTTAGGTATGGAAAGAGCTTCTCAGATTAGTGCTTCAAAAACAGCATTAAATAATAATTTGTGCTTCACATATCATCAGGACACACCTGTTATCAAACCTAATATGCTTGAAACTATTTGGTGTGCTGTTAATAGGATTACAAGAGACGGAGTATTACTAGGCGAAAATCAGAAGGTTACTCCTTATGAGGCTTTAAAGGCTATAACTATTAATGCTGCTTATCAAAATAAAGAAGAAGATATAAAAGGAACTATTGAAGAGGGTAAATTTGCAGATTTGGTGATATTAAGCGATAATCCTCTAACATGCGATCCTGTAAAAATAAAAGATATAGAAGTGCTTGAAACTATAAAAGAAGGAAAAACTTTATATACAAAAAAATCTGAATTATAA
- the fusA gene encoding elongation factor G, translating into MGKIYNPESIRNVALLGHVGSGKTSLNEALLYRAKSIDKKGEIERGTTVSDYTDEEIKQKMSIRTSLSLIEWKEHKINLLDIPGSGDFSGEINPALRVAESCIVVIDAEFGIQIETEKHWQMANSFRRPRIVFINKIDKEMVDHKALLEKIENNFKEPPVVPIQIPMGNGKDFKGIIDVIYHKAYFRDDHGKIVEAEIPEEYYEEYRTTRDRLKELVCEVDDGLMERYLDGGKFTDEEYIEALTKSILQYKVVPILFGTSIRDIGMGAVLDTIIRYMPSPSYVPVTDGTDLLTNEPATRSILGDNNPFAAFVFKTTIDQYAGRISFFKVRSGSIKSGDEIYNSRTSKKEKVSHIYMARGKKQIESDTITAGDIGVLAKLSDCRTGDTISSPSAPFQFLPLKVPQPIYFTAIKILKNDIKALEVLDTIAQEDLTFHVEYDSETKETIIKAMGALQVKLALERVVSLTKAEIEQSVPRVAYRETIRKKAQAQYRHKKQSGGSGQFGEVHLEVEPLPRDGGYEFVNDIFGGAIPKQYIPGVEKGIQDAMAQGPLGRYPMVDIKVRLFDGKYHDVDSNELSFRIAGSMAAKEAFKNASPVLLEPIMKVTVYVPEEFTGAIMNELTGKRGKILGMEAASNTIQMIKAEVPLSEMLTYSIEMKASTSGKGTFEMEHSHYQELTGPLADKVIEERKALLGSGE; encoded by the coding sequence ATGGGAAAAATTTATAACCCAGAAAGTATTCGTAATGTTGCACTTTTAGGACATGTGGGAAGCGGTAAAACTAGTTTGAATGAAGCCTTACTCTATAGAGCTAAATCTATAGATAAAAAAGGTGAAATCGAAAGAGGAACTACAGTCAGTGATTATACAGACGAAGAAATCAAGCAAAAAATGTCCATAAGAACTTCTTTAAGTTTGATAGAATGGAAGGAGCATAAAATTAATTTGCTGGACATTCCTGGGTCTGGTGATTTCAGCGGTGAGATTAACCCTGCTTTAAGAGTAGCTGAATCATGCATAGTTGTTATAGATGCAGAATTCGGAATACAAATAGAAACAGAAAAACATTGGCAGATGGCTAATAGTTTCAGAAGACCTAGAATAGTATTTATCAATAAAATAGATAAAGAAATGGTTGATCATAAAGCTTTATTAGAAAAAATCGAAAATAACTTTAAAGAACCTCCTGTAGTTCCTATACAAATTCCTATGGGTAACGGTAAAGATTTTAAAGGTATAATAGATGTTATTTATCATAAAGCATATTTCAGAGATGATCATGGAAAAATAGTAGAGGCAGAAATACCTGAAGAATATTATGAAGAGTACAGGACAACCCGCGATAGATTAAAAGAATTAGTATGCGAAGTTGATGACGGACTTATGGAAAGATACTTAGACGGCGGCAAATTTACAGATGAAGAATATATAGAAGCTCTAACAAAATCTATACTTCAATATAAAGTAGTACCTATTTTATTTGGAACTTCTATAAGAGATATAGGTATGGGAGCAGTTCTTGATACCATAATAAGATATATGCCTTCGCCTTCTTATGTACCTGTTACAGACGGCACAGACCTTCTCACTAATGAACCTGCAACAAGAAGCATATTGGGTGATAATAATCCTTTCGCTGCCTTTGTATTCAAAACTACTATAGATCAATATGCCGGAAGAATATCTTTCTTTAAAGTTCGTTCAGGAAGTATAAAAAGCGGCGATGAAATATATAATTCCAGAACAAGTAAAAAAGAAAAAGTATCTCATATATATATGGCTAGAGGAAAAAAACAAATAGAAAGCGATACTATTACAGCAGGAGATATAGGAGTATTAGCAAAACTTTCAGACTGCAGAACAGGTGATACTATAAGTTCTCCGTCTGCTCCATTCCAATTCTTACCGCTTAAAGTACCTCAGCCTATATACTTTACCGCTATTAAAATACTCAAAAATGATATAAAAGCTCTTGAAGTTCTTGATACTATTGCTCAGGAAGATTTAACTTTCCATGTAGAGTATGACAGTGAAACTAAAGAAACTATTATTAAAGCTATGGGTGCTTTACAGGTAAAATTAGCATTGGAGAGAGTAGTATCTCTTACTAAAGCTGAAATAGAACAAAGTGTTCCTAGAGTAGCATACAGAGAAACTATAAGAAAGAAAGCTCAGGCACAATACAGACATAAAAAACAATCCGGAGGAAGCGGACAGTTCGGAGAAGTTCATCTAGAAGTAGAACCTCTTCCTAGAGACGGCGGTTATGAATTTGTTAATGATATATTTGGAGGAGCCATACCTAAACAATATATACCGGGAGTAGAAAAAGGTATACAAGATGCTATGGCACAGGGACCTTTGGGAAGATATCCTATGGTAGATATAAAAGTAAGACTTTTTGACGGTAAATACCATGATGTAGATTCTAATGAATTGTCATTTAGAATAGCAGGTTCTATGGCAGCAAAAGAAGCGTTCAAAAATGCAAGCCCTGTATTATTAGAGCCTATTATGAAAGTTACAGTTTATGTGCCTGAGGAGTTTACAGGTGCTATAATGAATGAACTTACAGGTAAAAGAGGAAAAATTTTGGGTATGGAAGCAGCATCAAATACTATACAGATGATTAAAGCTGAAGTTCCATTATCTGAAATGCTTACTTACTCTATAGAAATGAAAGCATCTACTTCAGGAAAAGGTACTTTTGAAATGGAACATTCCCACTATCAAGAGCTTACAGGACCTTTAGCCGATAAGGTTATAGAGGAAAGAAAAGCATTGCTTGGCAGCGGAGAGTAA
- a CDS encoding PTS sugar transporter subunit IIA codes for MLKIIDKITKEHVFEDLESKDKESLFRALSEKIAPVASASADAIFDAFKKREDEYTTNIGNGVAVPHGRIQGYGKTDIFVGFLKDEINYDSDSDEKSPVKLVFAILSDLDNPQDYLLNLSQIFFLVNQKEILDKVMATKSYDELASVLESFKKLDEKFEAEKQIKFLIELERAEIQIKAYELYSSTHSQQKSDVVLEEYKKYKDTILSKIDVAVLENYKRIKENKGEALAKIENYKCSACNVAIPKMTVNEVRRQNQIIMCFHCGRILFTTD; via the coding sequence ATGCTCAAAATAATTGACAAAATCACAAAAGAACATGTATTTGAAGATTTGGAATCAAAAGACAAAGAATCACTTTTTAGAGCGTTAAGTGAAAAAATTGCACCAGTTGCTTCTGCTTCTGCAGATGCTATATTCGATGCATTCAAAAAACGTGAAGATGAATACACTACTAACATTGGAAATGGGGTTGCTGTTCCTCATGGAAGAATACAAGGTTATGGAAAAACTGATATATTTGTTGGTTTCTTAAAAGATGAAATTAACTATGATTCAGATTCTGATGAAAAAAGTCCTGTTAAACTTGTATTTGCAATACTTTCCGATCTTGATAACCCGCAGGATTACCTTCTTAACCTTTCTCAAATTTTCTTCTTGGTAAATCAAAAAGAAATACTTGATAAAGTTATGGCTACTAAAAGCTATGATGAACTTGCTTCTGTTTTAGAATCATTCAAAAAATTAGATGAAAAATTTGAAGCTGAAAAACAAATTAAATTCTTAATTGAACTTGAAAGAGCTGAAATACAAATTAAAGCCTATGAACTTTACAGCTCTACTCACTCTCAGCAAAAATCTGATGTTGTTTTAGAAGAGTATAAAAAATACAAAGACACTATATTAAGCAAAATTGATGTTGCTGTATTAGAAAATTACAAAAGAATTAAAGAAAATAAAGGTGAAGCCCTAGCTAAAATAGAAAATTATAAATGCAGTGCTTGTAATGTTGCTATACCTAAAATGACTGTTAATGAAGTTAGAAGACAAAATCAAATTATTATGTGTTTCCACTGCGGAAGAATATTATTCACTACTGACTGA